A section of the Rhizomicrobium sp. genome encodes:
- a CDS encoding LLM class flavin-dependent oxidoreductase: protein MKKTRFGIFMPPFNAPATQNATSSLQRNVDTIRLLDDLGYDEAWIGEHHSGGAEIIAEPIQFLSYVGALTKHIKLGPGVVSLPYHNPLWVADRIILADHLLRGRVMLGFGPGSLPTDATMIGLEPKQLRPALDHDVGVVLDLLKGKTVTVKTDRYNLVDAQCQLAPYSDFDICVAASTSPAGSMLAGRHGLGILSLGALMREDLNLMRHHWDRAEAEAAKHNQTVDQNQWRLVGFMHIAETRKQAIEDVKYGLHHFVRYTQEVLALPTLRVSGKTFEEQLAWFTEGGVAIIGTPDDAIAHIKRLQEQSGGFGSYLMVANDFASWEATRKHYELFARYVMPAFQPSQGRLLASERYAISRHTELDAANGAAIQAWTDQNAVSPAKPGTGPLGER from the coding sequence GTGAAAAAGACTCGCTTCGGCATTTTCATGCCGCCGTTCAACGCGCCGGCGACGCAGAACGCGACCTCGTCGCTGCAGCGGAACGTCGACACGATCCGCCTGCTCGACGACCTCGGCTATGACGAGGCGTGGATCGGCGAGCATCATTCGGGCGGCGCCGAGATCATCGCCGAGCCGATCCAGTTCCTGTCCTATGTCGGTGCGCTGACCAAGCACATCAAGCTGGGGCCGGGCGTGGTGTCGCTGCCCTATCACAATCCGCTCTGGGTCGCCGACCGCATCATCCTCGCCGATCACCTTCTGCGCGGCCGCGTGATGCTGGGCTTCGGACCCGGCTCGCTGCCGACCGACGCCACGATGATCGGGCTGGAGCCCAAGCAGCTGCGTCCGGCGCTGGATCACGATGTCGGCGTCGTGCTCGATCTGCTCAAGGGCAAGACGGTGACGGTGAAGACCGACCGCTACAATCTGGTCGACGCGCAGTGCCAGCTCGCGCCCTATTCGGATTTCGACATCTGCGTCGCCGCCTCGACCTCGCCGGCCGGCTCGATGCTGGCGGGCCGCCACGGCCTCGGCATCCTCTCACTGGGCGCGCTGATGCGCGAGGACCTGAACCTGATGCGCCATCACTGGGACCGCGCCGAGGCGGAAGCCGCCAAGCACAACCAGACGGTCGACCAGAACCAGTGGCGCCTCGTCGGCTTCATGCACATCGCCGAGACCCGCAAGCAGGCCATCGAGGACGTCAAATACGGCCTGCATCATTTCGTGCGCTACACCCAGGAAGTCCTCGCGCTGCCGACGCTCAGGGTCAGCGGCAAGACCTTCGAGGAACAGCTTGCCTGGTTCACCGAGGGCGGCGTGGCGATCATCGGCACGCCCGACGACGCGATTGCCCATATCAAGCGGCTGCAGGAACAGTCCGGCGGCTTCGGCTCCTATCTGATGGTGGCGAACGATTTCGCGAGCTGGGAAGCGACGCGCAAGCACTACGAGCTGTTCGCGCGCTATGTCATGCCGGCCTTCCAGCCGTCGCAGGGCCGCCTGCTGGCCTCGGAGCGCTATGCGATCAGCCGGCACACCGAGCTCGACGCCGCCAATGGCGCGGCCATCCAGGCCTGGACCGACCAGAACGCCGTCAGTCCGGCCAAGCCCGGCACCGGCCCTTTGGGCGAGCGCTGA
- a CDS encoding LLM class flavin-dependent oxidoreductase, whose translation MHVGLCTGFANYRKIDDRQFMQDELRQILLGEELGYDSIWMTEHHFDDYSVSPAPLMTLSWLAAKTRHMRLGTAVIVAPWHDPVRLAEQLSWLDHLSGGRLVVGLGRGLARLEYEGLRIDQSKARELFDEIVSLVINALETGFIEGGEIFKQPRREIRPRPLRSLKGRAFVAGGTPDSLRATAKLGLPRLFLNQPMTTNTNRPPFGGGKIQAGHVPVQADQAEDPWLKAWKEFHPDVPPPGPFVSNLVFVDESRDKAYEMARVYAANTFRSAIEHYEMASEHHGSVKGYEAYKALRLKPEDIEGAVEGVIQQSVYGTPKDVLSRLEEVKAQRKPQGFFPHLWTGGMTYEEVAGNLTTFARHCLPELKSWTAEPLTIGEPLSRAA comes from the coding sequence ATGCACGTCGGACTTTGCACCGGCTTTGCGAATTACCGGAAAATCGACGATCGCCAGTTCATGCAGGACGAGCTTCGGCAGATCCTGCTGGGCGAGGAGCTCGGCTATGATTCGATCTGGATGACCGAGCATCATTTCGACGACTATTCGGTCAGCCCGGCGCCCTTGATGACGCTGTCCTGGCTGGCCGCCAAGACCAGGCATATGCGGCTGGGCACCGCGGTGATCGTGGCGCCGTGGCACGATCCGGTGCGGCTCGCGGAGCAGCTTTCCTGGCTCGACCATCTCTCCGGCGGGCGGCTGGTGGTCGGCCTCGGCCGCGGCCTGGCGCGGCTGGAATATGAGGGCCTGCGCATCGACCAATCGAAAGCACGCGAGCTGTTCGACGAGATCGTCTCGCTGGTCATCAACGCGCTGGAGACCGGCTTCATCGAGGGCGGCGAGATCTTCAAGCAGCCCCGCCGCGAGATCAGGCCGCGGCCTTTGCGCTCGCTCAAGGGCCGCGCCTTCGTCGCGGGCGGCACGCCGGATTCGCTGCGCGCCACGGCCAAGCTCGGCCTGCCGCGGCTGTTCCTGAACCAGCCGATGACGACGAACACCAACCGCCCGCCCTTCGGCGGCGGCAAGATCCAGGCGGGCCATGTGCCGGTGCAGGCCGACCAGGCGGAGGACCCGTGGCTGAAGGCGTGGAAGGAATTCCATCCGGACGTGCCGCCGCCGGGGCCGTTCGTCTCCAACCTCGTCTTCGTCGATGAGAGCAGGGACAAGGCTTACGAGATGGCGCGGGTCTATGCCGCGAACACCTTCCGCTCGGCGATCGAGCATTACGAGATGGCGTCGGAGCATCACGGCTCGGTCAAGGGTTATGAGGCGTACAAGGCGCTGCGCCTGAAGCCGGAGGATATCGAGGGCGCGGTGGAAGGCGTCATCCAGCAATCGGTCTATGGCACGCCGAAGGACGTGCTGAGCCGGCTGGAGGAGGTGAAGGCGCAGCGCAAGCCGCAGGGCTTCTTCCCGCATCTGTGGACCGGGGGCATGACGTATGAGGAGGTAGCGGGAAACCTCACCACTTTCGCCCGGCATTGCCTGCCCGAACTGAAAAGCTGGACCGCGGAGCCGCTCACCATCGGCGAGCCGCTGTCGAGGGCGGCGTAA
- a CDS encoding SDR family NAD(P)-dependent oxidoreductase, producing MKIADLFKVEGYGVVITGGASGLGLGFAEALAENGARVTLLDIDAARIASEVRRLKELGYDVRGEVVDVTDHKRLDEAFDNAAKAYGKIDVVFANAGIDSGIGYLDSWVGDSRGRVEAGAIENYTDERWERTININLNGVFATCRAAARHMRPQRSGRIIVTTSLAGLTQEAVIGSAYMAAKAGAAHFMRNLALELAAYGICVNAIAPGFFVTNIGGGHAHNPETQKTVSARVPMHRVGWPKDMAGLALFLSSPACEYITGQQIVIDGGWGLGVAD from the coding sequence GTGAAGATTGCCGATCTGTTCAAGGTCGAGGGCTATGGCGTCGTCATCACCGGCGGCGCCAGCGGGCTCGGCCTCGGTTTCGCGGAGGCGCTGGCCGAGAACGGCGCGCGCGTGACGCTGCTCGACATCGACGCGGCGCGCATCGCGTCCGAGGTGCGGCGGCTGAAAGAGCTCGGCTATGACGTGCGCGGCGAGGTGGTCGACGTCACCGACCACAAGCGGCTGGACGAGGCCTTCGACAACGCGGCGAAAGCATACGGCAAGATCGACGTGGTGTTCGCCAATGCCGGAATCGATTCCGGCATCGGTTATCTGGATTCCTGGGTCGGCGACAGCAGAGGCCGCGTCGAAGCGGGCGCCATCGAGAACTACACCGACGAGCGCTGGGAACGCACGATAAACATCAATCTGAACGGCGTGTTCGCCACCTGCCGCGCCGCGGCGCGCCATATGCGGCCGCAGCGTTCGGGCCGCATCATCGTCACGACCTCGCTGGCGGGGCTGACGCAGGAGGCGGTGATCGGCAGCGCCTATATGGCGGCGAAGGCCGGCGCGGCGCATTTCATGCGCAACCTGGCGCTGGAGCTGGCGGCCTATGGCATCTGCGTCAACGCCATCGCCCCGGGCTTCTTCGTCACCAATATCGGCGGCGGCCACGCGCACAATCCCGAGACGCAGAAGACGGTCTCCGCGCGGGTGCCGATGCACCGCGTCGGCTGGCCGAAGGACATGGCGGGGCTGGCGCTGTTTCTGTCGTCGCCGGCCTGCGAATACATCACCGGGCAGCAGATCGTCATCGACGGCGGCTGGGGCCTCGGCGTGGCGGACTGA
- a CDS encoding alpha/beta hydrolase fold domain-containing protein has protein sequence MRVNPFDPALFRPDAVSAETRAFNETLAAQMKGQPKPWERPPAPDGKPPERMFASPVSPRARTLTAEIKGRAPVSLHVVAPDNPKGVYMHLHGGGLIMGSAADQDPMLERIMTATGLACVSVEYRLAPVHPYPEGWDDCETAALWLARHAKAEFGSDWLSIGGESAGATLAVPTLVRMRDKHGFTGFKAANLSYGNYDTTMTPSQKWIGEESFFLQTRDIQFCTERYAPNPAVRRDPDMSALYANLKTLPPALFTVGTLDAFLDDSLFVYARWIAAGNEAELAVYPGGIHGFNMFPYTIATEANARIDAFLKRELARTA, from the coding sequence ATGCGCGTGAACCCCTTCGACCCCGCCTTGTTCAGGCCCGACGCCGTCTCCGCCGAGACGCGCGCCTTCAACGAGACGCTCGCGGCGCAGATGAAGGGCCAGCCCAAGCCGTGGGAGCGCCCGCCGGCGCCGGACGGCAAGCCGCCCGAGCGGATGTTCGCGTCTCCGGTTTCGCCCCGCGCCCGGACGCTGACCGCGGAGATAAAGGGCCGGGCGCCGGTGTCGCTGCACGTCGTGGCGCCGGACAATCCCAAGGGCGTCTATATGCACCTGCATGGCGGCGGGCTGATCATGGGATCGGCCGCCGACCAGGACCCGATGCTGGAGCGGATCATGACCGCGACGGGGCTCGCCTGCGTCAGCGTCGAGTACCGGCTGGCGCCGGTGCATCCCTATCCGGAAGGTTGGGACGATTGCGAGACCGCGGCGCTGTGGCTTGCCAGGCATGCCAAGGCCGAGTTCGGCTCGGACTGGCTGTCGATCGGCGGCGAGTCGGCCGGCGCGACGCTCGCCGTGCCGACCCTGGTGCGGATGCGCGACAAGCACGGCTTCACCGGCTTCAAGGCGGCCAACCTGTCCTACGGCAATTACGACACCACCATGACGCCGAGCCAGAAATGGATCGGCGAGGAAAGCTTCTTCCTGCAGACCAGGGACATCCAGTTCTGCACCGAGCGCTACGCGCCCAATCCCGCCGTGCGGCGCGACCCCGACATGTCGGCGCTCTACGCCAACCTCAAGACCCTGCCGCCGGCCCTCTTCACCGTCGGCACGCTGGACGCCTTCCTGGACGATTCGCTGTTCGTCTATGCGCGCTGGATCGCGGCGGGGAACGAAGCGGAGCTGGCGGTCTATCCCGGCGGCATCCACGGCTTCAACATGTTCCCCTACACGATCGCCACCGAGGCCAATGCGCGGATCGACGCGTTCCTGAAGCGAGAGCTGGCAAGGACGGCGTGA
- a CDS encoding DUF3800 domain-containing protein, translating into MHILYLDDSGSVKNPDDRHIILAGVSVFERMPHWLSRALENLAKDVFPSEYENVEFRGVDIFAGRKQWRDLKKDRRREIYIEALNLLARSAHVRLFGAAIHKAAISPNDPMEYAFEQICNRFDLSLTRLFRAGDIQRGLLVLDKSSYETSLQALALGFRKAGHRWGKLHNLSEVPLFVDSRASRMIQFSDLVAYALRRYFEKGDATYIDILAPKFDAVGGVIHGLLHYAPVGSGCNCISCRQRRIH; encoded by the coding sequence ATGCACATCCTTTATCTCGACGATTCCGGGTCAGTAAAGAACCCCGACGACAGACACATTATCCTCGCCGGCGTTAGCGTCTTTGAGCGTATGCCTCATTGGCTCTCGCGCGCGCTCGAAAATCTCGCAAAAGATGTGTTTCCTTCTGAATATGAAAATGTGGAATTTCGCGGGGTCGACATATTTGCAGGTCGCAAACAGTGGCGCGATCTCAAGAAGGACCGTCGGCGCGAAATCTATATCGAAGCCTTAAATCTTCTCGCCCGTTCTGCACACGTGAGGCTCTTCGGGGCGGCTATTCATAAGGCCGCAATCTCGCCAAATGATCCGATGGAATACGCGTTCGAACAAATCTGCAATAGGTTCGATTTGTCCCTAACTCGGCTGTTTAGGGCAGGAGATATTCAGCGCGGGCTGCTCGTTTTGGACAAGTCGTCATACGAAACCTCCCTTCAAGCCCTGGCCCTGGGCTTCAGAAAAGCCGGACATCGCTGGGGCAAGCTTCACAATTTGTCTGAAGTCCCGTTATTTGTCGATTCGCGCGCATCGCGGATGATCCAATTTTCAGATTTGGTGGCATATGCGCTTCGCCGCTACTTCGAAAAGGGTGACGCGACATACATCGATATCCTTGCCCCAAAATTCGATGCCGTTGGAGGGGTCATTCATGGACTTCTTCACTATGCGCCAGTTGGGTCAGGCTGCAACTGCATCTCTTGTCGGCAACGCAGGATCCACTAG
- a CDS encoding NAD(P)-dependent alcohol dehydrogenase: MRVYEVAHGAKDLSGLTLVERADPVPGPRQVLVRIRAASLNFRDLAVVQGVYPGPPAAKPVIPLSDGAGEVLAVGEGVTRFKPGDRVAPTFFQVWIEGKPRPSRALGAAPVDGVLAEQIVLHEDGLVALPSWMSFEEGASLACAAVTAWHGLMVAGNPIRPGDSVLVLGTGGVSMFALQFARAAGARVIATSSHDEKLERARAHGASDVINYKTHPDWDREVMRLTGGKGVDCVIEVGGNGTLARSMASIGYGGKVSLIGVLTNAQGGDTSPHGLMFRGASLHGIFVGNRVMFEDMLAAMTVNAIKPIIDKTFAFEDADSAYKYQMEARHFGKVVIRV; this comes from the coding sequence ATGCGTGTATATGAAGTCGCTCACGGGGCGAAGGATCTGTCGGGCCTGACCCTGGTCGAGAGGGCCGATCCCGTGCCCGGGCCGCGTCAGGTTCTGGTGCGCATTCGCGCGGCGTCGCTGAATTTCCGCGACCTTGCCGTGGTCCAGGGCGTCTACCCCGGCCCGCCCGCCGCCAAGCCCGTCATTCCCTTGTCCGACGGGGCCGGCGAGGTCCTGGCGGTAGGAGAGGGCGTCACCCGCTTCAAGCCCGGCGACCGCGTCGCGCCGACCTTTTTCCAGGTCTGGATCGAGGGCAAGCCGCGGCCCAGCCGCGCGCTCGGCGCCGCGCCGGTCGACGGCGTGCTGGCGGAGCAGATCGTGCTGCACGAGGACGGCCTCGTCGCGCTGCCGTCCTGGATGAGCTTCGAGGAAGGTGCGTCGCTCGCCTGCGCCGCGGTGACGGCGTGGCACGGCCTGATGGTCGCCGGCAATCCGATCCGGCCGGGCGACAGCGTGCTGGTGCTCGGCACGGGCGGCGTGTCGATGTTCGCGCTGCAATTCGCCCGCGCCGCCGGGGCTCGGGTCATCGCAACCTCTTCGCATGACGAGAAGCTCGAGCGTGCCAGGGCCCATGGCGCCTCCGACGTCATCAACTACAAGACCCATCCCGACTGGGACAGGGAAGTGATGCGGCTCACCGGCGGCAAAGGCGTCGATTGCGTGATCGAGGTCGGCGGCAACGGCACGCTGGCGCGCTCGATGGCAAGCATCGGCTATGGCGGCAAGGTCTCGCTGATCGGCGTGCTGACGAACGCGCAGGGCGGCGACACGTCGCCGCACGGCTTGATGTTCCGCGGCGCCAGCCTGCACGGCATCTTCGTCGGCAACCGCGTGATGTTCGAGGACATGCTGGCCGCGATGACGGTGAACGCGATCAAGCCGATCATCGACAAGACTTTCGCCTTCGAGGACGCGGATTCGGCCTACAAATACCAGATGGAAGCCAGGCATTTCGGCAAGGTCGTGATCCGGGTCTGA
- a CDS encoding CmcJ/NvfI family oxidoreductase, with protein sequence MPRTVRARINYLAAMAERPRYHAQDHARDNLVLDPREVAIEDLRGTGASLASEGFALVPHRSAVADFRDEAAVARLHGAEIEDLLRRETGADHVVVTGRGILRFGERSPLSGKLFNSRPARFIHIDVSDPTAREFAERSRPAGARVRRFAHYNVWRAITPPPQDVPLALCDPRSLSPDDLVAADAVFDAPGGAPEWSFEGLLVRHNPRHRWCYFAGMTRDEALIFKTNDGDPAAPHHVPHSAFDDPSCPNGVEPRASIEMRAVAYWLG encoded by the coding sequence ATGCCGCGAACGGTGCGCGCGCGCATCAACTACCTGGCCGCGATGGCGGAGCGGCCGCGCTATCACGCGCAGGATCATGCCCGCGACAATCTCGTTCTCGATCCGCGCGAGGTCGCGATCGAGGATTTGCGCGGCACCGGCGCGTCGCTGGCATCGGAAGGCTTCGCGCTCGTGCCGCATCGCAGCGCCGTCGCCGATTTCCGCGACGAGGCGGCGGTGGCGCGCCTCCACGGCGCGGAGATCGAAGACCTGCTGCGGCGCGAGACCGGCGCGGACCATGTGGTCGTCACCGGCAGGGGCATCCTGCGCTTCGGCGAGCGCTCGCCGTTGTCGGGCAAGCTGTTCAATTCCCGGCCGGCGCGGTTCATCCATATCGACGTCAGCGATCCGACGGCGCGCGAATTCGCCGAGCGCTCGCGGCCGGCGGGTGCACGCGTTCGCCGCTTCGCGCATTACAATGTGTGGCGGGCGATCACCCCGCCGCCGCAGGACGTGCCGCTGGCGCTGTGCGACCCGCGCAGCCTGTCGCCGGACGATCTCGTCGCGGCCGATGCGGTGTTCGACGCGCCGGGCGGCGCGCCGGAATGGTCGTTCGAAGGATTGCTGGTGCGGCACAATCCGCGCCATCGCTGGTGCTATTTCGCCGGCATGACGCGCGACGAGGCTCTGATCTTCAAGACCAATGACGGCGACCCGGCCGCGCCGCATCACGTCCCGCATTCGGCGTTCGACGATCCCTCCTGCCCGAACGGCGTCGAGCCGCGCGCGAGCATCGAGATGCGGGCGGTGGCATACTGGCTGGGATAA